The sequence CACTCAGTCATGGTAGTAGCGGCCATCGCCACTGGCGATCATGTCTCGGCACACCGCTTCCAGATGTTCAAAGTCGTATTCGGACAGGCCGACGTATTCGAGGATAGGTTCGGCCACGGCGTTCCACTCATGGTCGACGCTCTGGTTACCCAGCACCCGATAGGCCTGGCAGATGTGTTCAGCCATTTTCAGAATCGCCAACAGGTTTTTCAGCTGGGCGTCATTGCTGCCCTGTTCCTGAAATGTCTGCCGGGCGTTGTGATGGCTGGCGATCGCCTCACACAGGTGACGCGGCAGGCGCCAGGACTTGGCGGTGAAGTAGCCGACTACGGCGTGGTTGGTGTTGAGTCGGTGGTTTTCGACATCGACGATACGTTGGCCACTTTCGGCGTAGGACTCTTCCATTACCTCAATGTAGTAGGGGAAGCGGCTGAGCATCAGCGGGATGCCACAGTTGTGGAACAACCCCAAGGCATAGGCCTCGTCCGGTTCGACGCAGCCGATCTTCTTGGCCAGGGTCATGCAGGTCATGGCGACATCCTGGGCGCTGTCCCAGAACCGGTTGAGGTTGATGATGTTTTCATCGGTCAGCTCGCCGCGGATCGACTGGGCGTTGACGATGTTGATCACCCGTTTGACCCCGAGCAGGTTGACTGCCTGCTGGATCGAGGTAATCCGGTTGGCCAGCCCGAAGAACGGCGAGTTGACGATCTTCAGCAGGCTACCGGCCAGTCCCGGGTCCTGGCTGATCAGCCGGGCAATGACCTTGAGGTCAGGATCGGGCATGACCTGCTCCATCTGCAGATCGACCATGATCTGCGGCTGTGGCGGCACGCTGATGCCCTGCAAGGCGTGGCGGATCTGGTCCTCAGTGAGTTCCTGGGTCATCGTCGTCTACTTCGTGGCTAACGGATAGGATAGAAACTCCGAGTTTAGCCGGAGACTGGCCCGCTTGGCACCCTGTATAATGGCCGATTGTTTCTTGAGGAGAGCCCCATGAGCTTGCCCAGTCTGCGCCTGAAATCCAATAGCGACCGCCGGATCAAGGCCGGCCACCTCTGGGTGTTCAGCAATGAGGTGGATACTGCCCAA is a genomic window of Halopseudomonas phragmitis containing:
- a CDS encoding HDOD domain-containing protein, which produces MTQELTEDQIRHALQGISVPPQPQIMVDLQMEQVMPDPDLKVIARLISQDPGLAGSLLKIVNSPFFGLANRITSIQQAVNLLGVKRVINIVNAQSIRGELTDENIINLNRFWDSAQDVAMTCMTLAKKIGCVEPDEAYALGLFHNCGIPLMLSRFPYYIEVMEESYAESGQRIVDVENHRLNTNHAVVGYFTAKSWRLPRHLCEAIASHHNARQTFQEQGSNDAQLKNLLAILKMAEHICQAYRVLGNQSVDHEWNAVAEPILEYVGLSEYDFEHLEAVCRDMIASGDGRYYHD